One region of Triticum aestivum cultivar Chinese Spring chromosome 6B, IWGSC CS RefSeq v2.1, whole genome shotgun sequence genomic DNA includes:
- the LOC123135556 gene encoding histone H2B.2-like, with protein MAPKAAEKKPAAVAAEKTTAGKKPKAEKRAPASKEAGGEAKQRGRKKGSKAKKSVETYKIYIFKVLKQVHPDVGISSKAMSIMNSFINDIFEKLAGESAKLARYNKKPTITSREIQTSVRLVLPGELAKHAVSEGTKAVTKFTSS; from the coding sequence aTGGCACCCAAGGCGGCGGAGAAGAAGCCCGCGGCGGTGGCCGCGGAGAAGACGACGGCGGGGAAGAAGCCCAAGGCGGAGAAGCGGGCGCCGGCGTCcaaggaggccggcggcgaggcgaaGCAGCGGGGCAGGAAGAAGGGCAGCAAGGcgaagaagagcgtggagacgtacaagatctacatcttcaaggtgctgaagcaggtgcacccggacgtgggcatctcctccaaggccatgtccatcatgaactccttcatcaacgaCATCTTCGAGAAGCTCGCCGGGGAGTCGGCCAAGCTCGCCCGCTACAACAAGAAGCCCACCATCACGTCCCGGGAGATCCAGACCTCCGTCCGCCTCGTCCTCCCCGGGGAGCTCGCCAAGCACGCCGTCTCCGAGGGCACCAAGGCCgtcaccaagttcacctcctcctAG
- the LOC123135557 gene encoding histone H2A.1-like produces the protein MAGRKGGDRKKAVTRSVKAGLQFPVGRIGRYLKKGRYAQRVGSGAPVYLAAVLEYLAAEVLELAGNAAKDNKKTRIIPRHLLLAVRNDQELGRLLAGVTIAHGGVIPNINSVLLPKKSPAAAEKEAKSPKKKTTAKSPKKKVAATKE, from the exons ATGGCCGGAAGGAAGGGAGGCGACAGGAAGAAGGCGGTGACCAGGTCCGTCAAGGCCGGGCTCCAGTTCCCCGTCGGCCGCATCGGGCGCTACCTCAAGAAGGGCCGCTACGCGCAGCGCGTCGGCTCCGGCGCCCCCGTCTACCTCGCCGCCGTCCTCGAGTACCTCGCCGCTGAG GTTCTGGAGCTTGCCGGCAACGCGGCCAAGGACAACAAGAAGACCCGGATCATCCCGCGACACCTGCTGCTCGCCGTCCGCAACGACCAGGAGCTCGGAAGGCTGCTCGCCGGCGTCACCATCGCCCACGGCGGCGTGATCCCCAACATCAACTCCGTGCTGCTCCCAAAGAagtcccccgccgccgccgagaaggaggccaagtcgcccaagaagaagaccaccGCCAAGTCCCCCAAGAAGAAGGTCGCCGCCACCAAGGAGTAG